One region of Halomicrobium sp. LC1Hm genomic DNA includes:
- a CDS encoding type IV pilin encodes MDRATSPVVGVALLLALTVLAATAVGTAAVALDTPTPAPTASFSLTADAATDTLVLTHRGGDTVSVERLRLVVTVGGDELDAQPPVPFFAAEGFRGGPTGPFNSADDGTWSAGERGSFRLASTNAPLPEAGDTVVVRLLAGDTTVGTVRATAS; translated from the coding sequence ATGGACCGGGCCACCTCGCCGGTCGTCGGTGTCGCGCTACTGCTCGCACTGACGGTGCTGGCTGCGACTGCCGTCGGCACTGCCGCTGTCGCCCTCGATACTCCGACGCCGGCACCGACGGCGTCGTTCTCCCTGACCGCCGACGCCGCCACCGACACGCTGGTCCTGACACACCGGGGCGGGGACACCGTCTCCGTCGAGCGACTGCGGCTGGTCGTCACCGTCGGTGGAGACGAACTCGACGCCCAGCCGCCGGTGCCGTTCTTCGCCGCCGAGGGGTTTCGAGGCGGCCCCACCGGCCCGTTCAACAGCGCCGACGACGGCACCTGGAGTGCTGGCGAACGGGGATCGTTTCGACTCGCGTCGACGAACGCACCGCTGCCGGAAGCTGGGGATACTGTCGTGGTCCGGCTCCTCGCCGGTGACACGACCGTCGGGACCGTCCGTGCAACGGCGAGCTGA
- a CDS encoding methyltransferase domain-containing protein, protein MGVLESKSRARTFYKYLSKVYDRVNPFIWNEEMRDEAIAKLDIEPDDHVLDVGCGTGFATEGLLEATEHVYGLDQSAHQLEKAYAKFGKRGPVAFHRGDAERLPFQDDTFDVVWSSGSIEYWPNPVDALEECRRITKPGGQVLIVGPDYPSQSVFQKLADAIMLFYDEDEADRMFEDAGFTDFEHFIQQNRPGSPKAITTIARVPE, encoded by the coding sequence ATGGGAGTCCTCGAAAGCAAGTCGCGTGCGCGGACGTTCTACAAGTACCTCTCGAAGGTGTACGACCGTGTCAACCCATTCATCTGGAACGAGGAGATGCGCGACGAGGCGATCGCGAAACTCGACATCGAACCGGACGATCACGTCCTCGACGTGGGGTGTGGCACCGGCTTCGCCACGGAGGGACTGCTCGAAGCGACCGAACACGTCTACGGACTGGACCAGAGCGCCCACCAACTGGAGAAGGCGTACGCGAAGTTCGGCAAGCGTGGTCCGGTCGCGTTCCACCGCGGCGACGCGGAACGGCTCCCCTTCCAGGACGACACCTTCGACGTGGTCTGGTCGTCGGGATCGATCGAGTACTGGCCCAACCCCGTCGACGCGCTCGAAGAGTGTCGACGCATCACCAAGCCCGGCGGACAGGTGCTGATCGTCGGCCCCGACTACCCGAGCCAGAGCGTCTTCCAGAAGCTCGCGGACGCGATCATGCTGTTCTACGACGAGGACGAGGCCGACCGGATGTTCGAAGACGCCGGTTTCACCGACTTCGAGCACTTCATCCAGCAAAACAGGCCGGGGAGTCCGAAGGCCATCACCACGATCGCGCGCGTCCCCGAGTGA
- the ahaH gene encoding ATP synthase archaeal subunit H has translation MPRPEVLDRIKAAEQDADDIVDEAEQDREQRLEDAREEAEQIRETAREEAQSAAQERLEEARAEIEADRKELLEEGEQARDDLESRAQERTEDVIEHVTELFEEAVHAQT, from the coding sequence ATGCCACGGCCAGAAGTTCTCGACCGTATCAAAGCGGCCGAACAGGACGCCGACGACATTGTCGACGAGGCCGAACAGGACCGTGAGCAACGACTCGAAGACGCTCGCGAGGAAGCCGAGCAGATCCGCGAGACGGCCCGGGAGGAGGCCCAATCGGCAGCCCAAGAGCGTCTCGAGGAGGCTCGTGCCGAAATCGAGGCCGACCGCAAGGAACTGCTCGAAGAGGGCGAGCAGGCCCGCGACGATCTCGAATCGCGCGCTCAAGAGCGCACCGAGGACGTGATCGAACACGTCACAGAACTGTTCGAGGAGGCGGTACATGCTCAGACCTGA
- a CDS encoding V-type ATP synthase subunit I: MLRPERMSRVSVTGSKRVMDDVIETVHDLGLLHVTEYDGSWDYFEPGDPAEGAEDASEKLVTVRSLKSILDVDEADAGPTRLVTDEALDEELEEIRQTVNELDDRRDELTDELRTIEDEIQTIDPFVTLGIDLDLLQGYENLSVVVGEGDIETVRDALAHSDVDLYQFFQEDDVIAVAARTDEDTLQDALVSATFTELTVPDSEADPESYREELQHRKQQLESKLTTVEDELEDLRLDVAGFLLAAEEKLAIDVQKSEAPLTFATTEHAFVAEGWIPSDRYADLAEALTDAVGEAIEVDELERADYSDEGHPESTETVETDDSGGSGGASTGETVEASASDETESQEVAADGGLVTMGDSRPPVIQNNPGVVKPFEALVEIINRPQYDELDPTVVFFLTFPAFFGFMIGDLGYGVLYMGLGYWLLKSFDNDVVKSLGGVGLLSGLFTAIFGVLYGELFGLHQLGDILWNGHPPIHKGLQPHYLAYGQAWLLVSVIAGVLHLVVGRIFDFYNNLDHGLGEAIMESGSWILFTVGLWLWVFTRTAMGPKPAFMFEVFGSGDGAALPIGFTGFPVLELFRFTIPGVGFTMVVGVALAMTIVGLVMVIAAEGGIGLIESITQGFGHVVSYTRIAAVLLAKAGMALAVNLLVFGATLHGGEFHLIWFMSEEPVADDVVFQGLLNLDGSMAIVGLLFGIVLLVLGHLLVLVLGITSAGLQAVRLEYVEFFGKFFEGGGKAYEPFGYDREFTTED; encoded by the coding sequence ATGCTCAGACCTGAGCGAATGAGCCGCGTCTCGGTGACCGGCTCGAAACGCGTCATGGACGACGTCATCGAGACCGTCCACGACCTGGGACTGTTGCACGTCACCGAGTACGACGGTTCGTGGGACTACTTCGAACCCGGCGACCCGGCCGAGGGTGCCGAAGACGCCTCGGAGAAGCTCGTCACCGTCCGCTCGCTCAAATCGATCCTCGACGTCGACGAGGCCGACGCCGGGCCGACGCGGCTGGTGACCGACGAGGCACTCGACGAGGAACTCGAAGAGATCCGTCAGACGGTCAACGAACTCGACGACCGACGCGACGAACTCACGGACGAACTCCGAACGATCGAAGACGAGATCCAGACGATCGACCCGTTCGTCACGCTGGGGATCGATCTGGACCTCCTCCAGGGGTACGAGAACCTGTCCGTGGTCGTCGGCGAAGGCGACATCGAGACCGTCCGGGACGCACTCGCACACAGCGACGTCGACCTCTACCAGTTCTTCCAGGAAGACGACGTCATCGCGGTGGCCGCGCGCACGGACGAGGACACACTGCAGGATGCCCTCGTCAGCGCGACGTTCACCGAGCTGACCGTCCCCGACAGCGAGGCTGATCCCGAGTCCTACCGCGAGGAACTCCAGCACCGCAAGCAGCAACTCGAATCGAAGCTCACGACCGTCGAGGACGAACTCGAAGACCTGCGCCTCGACGTCGCCGGCTTCCTGCTCGCGGCCGAGGAGAAGCTGGCGATCGACGTCCAAAAGAGCGAGGCACCGCTGACGTTCGCGACGACGGAACACGCCTTCGTCGCCGAGGGGTGGATCCCCTCGGATCGGTACGCGGACCTCGCGGAAGCGCTGACCGACGCCGTCGGCGAGGCCATCGAGGTCGACGAACTCGAACGCGCAGACTACAGCGACGAGGGTCACCCGGAGTCCACCGAGACGGTCGAGACCGACGACTCCGGCGGCTCGGGCGGCGCGTCGACCGGCGAGACCGTCGAGGCGTCGGCCAGCGACGAGACCGAGAGTCAGGAGGTCGCCGCCGACGGCGGGCTCGTGACGATGGGCGACAGCCGCCCGCCGGTCATCCAGAACAACCCCGGCGTCGTCAAGCCCTTCGAGGCGCTGGTCGAGATCATCAACCGACCCCAGTACGACGAACTCGATCCGACGGTCGTCTTCTTCCTCACGTTCCCGGCGTTCTTCGGGTTCATGATCGGTGACCTCGGCTACGGGGTCCTCTACATGGGACTTGGCTACTGGCTGCTGAAGTCCTTCGACAACGACGTGGTCAAGAGCCTGGGCGGTGTCGGCCTGCTGTCTGGCCTGTTTACCGCCATCTTCGGCGTGTTGTACGGTGAACTGTTCGGTCTCCACCAGCTCGGAGATATCCTCTGGAACGGTCATCCGCCGATCCACAAGGGGCTCCAGCCACACTACCTGGCGTACGGACAGGCCTGGCTCCTCGTCAGCGTCATCGCTGGCGTGCTCCACCTCGTCGTGGGCCGGATCTTCGACTTCTACAACAACCTCGATCACGGCCTCGGTGAGGCGATCATGGAGAGTGGCTCGTGGATCCTCTTCACCGTCGGCCTCTGGCTGTGGGTGTTCACCCGGACCGCCATGGGACCGAAGCCCGCGTTCATGTTCGAGGTGTTCGGGAGCGGTGACGGCGCGGCGCTGCCGATCGGCTTCACCGGCTTCCCCGTTCTGGAGCTGTTCCGGTTCACGATCCCCGGCGTCGGCTTCACGATGGTCGTCGGCGTCGCGCTGGCCATGACGATCGTCGGACTCGTCATGGTCATCGCCGCCGAAGGCGGGATCGGTCTCATCGAGTCGATCACCCAGGGCTTCGGGCACGTCGTCTCCTACACCCGGATCGCTGCGGTGCTGCTGGCCAAGGCCGGGATGGCACTGGCCGTCAACCTGCTCGTGTTCGGCGCGACCCTGCACGGTGGTGAGTTCCACCTGATCTGGTTCATGTCCGAGGAGCCGGTCGCCGACGACGTTGTCTTCCAGGGACTGCTGAACCTCGACGGGTCGATGGCGATCGTCGGCCTCCTGTTCGGGATCGTCCTCCTGGTGCTCGGGCACCTGCTGGTGCTCGTGCTCGGGATCACCTCTGCCGGCCTCCAGGCCGTCCGTCTCGAATACGTCGAGTTCTTCGGCAAGTTCTTCGAGGGCGGCGGCAAGGCCTACGAGCCGTTCGGGTACGATCGCGAGTTCACGACCGAGGACTGA
- a CDS encoding V-type ATP synthase subunit E, with amino-acid sequence MSLETVAEDIRDEARARAEEIRSDADERAEEIIEAAEADADEIRDERQAEVEREIEQEREQKLSSAKLEAKQERLEARRDVLQSVRDSVEAEIASLEGDRREELTRTLLDAATAEFDDDASVQVYGRADDADLLESILADYDGYELAGEYDCLGGVVVESESSRISVNNTFDSVLDDVWENNLRDISSRLFEEQ; translated from the coding sequence ATGAGTCTTGAAACAGTCGCAGAGGACATCCGAGACGAGGCCCGCGCGCGTGCAGAGGAGATTCGTAGCGACGCCGACGAGCGCGCCGAAGAGATCATCGAGGCGGCCGAGGCCGACGCCGACGAGATCCGCGACGAGCGACAGGCCGAGGTCGAACGCGAAATCGAGCAGGAGCGAGAGCAGAAACTCTCCAGTGCGAAACTGGAGGCAAAGCAGGAGCGACTCGAGGCTCGCCGCGACGTCCTCCAATCGGTCCGCGACAGCGTCGAAGCGGAGATCGCCTCCCTCGAGGGCGATCGCCGAGAAGAGCTGACGCGGACGCTGCTGGACGCTGCCACGGCGGAGTTCGACGACGACGCCAGTGTGCAAGTGTACGGGCGAGCCGACGACGCCGACCTGCTGGAGTCGATTCTCGCCGACTACGACGGCTACGAGCTGGCCGGCGAGTACGACTGCCTGGGCGGAGTCGTCGTCGAGAGCGAGAGCTCGCGTATCAGCGTGAACAACACGTTCGACTCCGTTCTCGACGACGTCTGGGAGAACAACCTGCGAGACATCAGTTCACGGCTCTTCGAGGAGCAATGA